A stretch of the Candidatus Binataceae bacterium genome encodes the following:
- a CDS encoding TetR family transcriptional regulator → MKSSRSHRLATRVVPLSRGLDTRDRVLQVALSLFSDRGYRGTSLRDIAKRIGIKAPSLLHHFPSKQQLYLSVLDQIFNAMEDSARLVMASPGGPQEQMRKAIADSIDFIARKPDAMKLLWKEFADESGVGRTVMKRRLPPLNALGVNFIFRGQREGAFRSELDSFNFLQTLNSIITGYFTTAAVVKRLWNVNLFDPKSIEHRKHEVIDMVERTLFVDGAKARP, encoded by the coding sequence ATGAAGAGTTCCCGGAGCCATCGTCTTGCCACCCGGGTCGTTCCCCTCAGCCGCGGTCTGGACACCCGCGATCGGGTGTTGCAGGTCGCCCTCTCGTTGTTCTCGGATCGCGGCTATCGGGGTACCAGCCTGCGCGATATCGCCAAGCGCATCGGCATCAAGGCGCCCTCCCTGCTGCATCATTTTCCCTCCAAGCAGCAGCTTTATCTGTCGGTGCTGGACCAGATTTTCAACGCGATGGAGGATTCGGCGCGCCTGGTCATGGCGAGCCCGGGAGGGCCACAGGAGCAGATGCGCAAGGCAATCGCCGATTCGATCGACTTCATTGCGCGCAAGCCCGATGCGATGAAACTGCTGTGGAAGGAATTCGCCGACGAAAGCGGCGTGGGGCGGACCGTGATGAAGCGCCGCTTGCCGCCGCTCAACGCGCTCGGGGTGAACTTTATCTTTCGCGGGCAGCGCGAAGGTGCCTTCCGGTCGGAGCTGGATTCGTTCAATTTTCTGCAGACCCTGAATTCAATCATCACCGGCTACTTCACGACCGCAGCAGTGGTGAAGCGGCTGTGGAACGTCAACCTGTTCGATCCGAAATCCATCGAACATCGCAAGCATGAAGTCATCGATATGGTCGAGCGGACGCTGTTTGTCGACGGCGCGAAAGCTCGACCGTAG
- a CDS encoding amidase — protein MPDLHWKPAYELAAMIRRRELKAAELMAVTIARLEKVNPKLNAFVALRAEQAMDEARALDEKIARREEVGPLAGLPLGVKDLEDAAGLPTTFGSKPFRNNRPAADSVQVARLKAAGAIVLGKTNAPEFGYTGFTKNLLFGVTRNPWNLERTPGGSSGGSSAAIAGGIVPLATGSDGGGSVRIPACYTGCFGIKCSNGRIPSDPTLGMIPWNDTSVLGPLTRTVRDAALYLDATVGYHPADPDSLPHPGVSYAAMLDRLPRKLRIAFHPDFGELVQRDVAREVARAVDVFKALGHEVSVIDDRLPEVGRDWQRLGATQGYAMLHEMIEENRRDFGRAYLSGLEAANHISWRHYGAAYRHRNELNEWCKRIFARFDLLMTPTLPTEAFAAKGPPPSEIDGKPVRDVMAVVAFTFPFNMSGHPASSVRAGLTDAGLPAGLQIVAERHHEDLVLQASFAYEQARPWQDEWPEI, from the coding sequence ATGCCCGATCTGCATTGGAAGCCGGCCTACGAGCTGGCCGCCATGATTCGCCGCCGCGAGCTCAAGGCGGCCGAACTGATGGCCGTGACTATCGCACGGCTGGAAAAGGTCAATCCCAAGCTCAACGCCTTCGTGGCGCTGCGCGCCGAGCAGGCGATGGATGAAGCGCGCGCGCTGGACGAGAAAATCGCGCGTCGCGAAGAGGTCGGTCCCCTAGCCGGACTGCCGCTGGGCGTGAAAGACCTCGAGGACGCGGCCGGACTGCCCACCACCTTCGGCTCCAAGCCGTTTAGGAACAATCGGCCGGCGGCCGATTCGGTTCAGGTCGCGCGGCTCAAGGCTGCCGGCGCGATCGTGCTGGGCAAGACCAACGCTCCCGAGTTTGGCTACACCGGCTTCACCAAGAACCTGCTGTTCGGCGTGACGCGAAATCCGTGGAATCTGGAGCGCACCCCGGGGGGCTCTTCGGGCGGCAGTTCTGCCGCCATTGCCGGCGGTATCGTTCCGCTGGCAACCGGGTCTGATGGCGGAGGCTCGGTGCGGATTCCCGCCTGCTACACCGGATGCTTCGGGATCAAGTGCAGCAACGGCCGAATACCCAGCGACCCGACGCTCGGGATGATCCCGTGGAACGACACCTCGGTCCTCGGGCCGCTGACGCGAACGGTCCGCGATGCGGCTCTATACCTCGATGCGACCGTCGGGTACCATCCGGCCGATCCGGACTCGTTGCCGCATCCGGGGGTTTCCTATGCGGCGATGCTCGATCGACTTCCCCGCAAACTGCGAATCGCGTTTCATCCTGACTTTGGCGAACTGGTGCAGCGCGACGTTGCGCGCGAAGTTGCCCGAGCGGTCGATGTGTTCAAGGCACTGGGTCACGAAGTCTCGGTCATCGACGATCGCCTCCCCGAGGTCGGCCGGGACTGGCAACGTCTCGGTGCGACTCAAGGCTACGCGATGCTGCACGAGATGATCGAGGAAAATCGCCGTGACTTCGGGCGGGCCTATCTGTCAGGACTGGAAGCCGCCAACCATATCAGCTGGCGCCACTACGGCGCCGCGTATCGCCATCGCAATGAGCTGAACGAATGGTGCAAGCGCATCTTCGCGCGTTTCGATTTGCTGATGACCCCTACGTTGCCCACTGAGGCGTTTGCCGCCAAGGGTCCACCCCCCAGCGAAATCGATGGAAAGCCGGTCCGCGATGTTATGGCAGTTGTGGCGTTCACGTTCCCATTCAACATGAGCGGGCATCCCGCCTCGTCGGTGCGGGCAGGACTGACGGACGCCGGTCTGCCCGCCGGCCTGCAAATCGTCGCGGAGCGCCATCACGAGGACCTGGTGCTGCAGGCCTCTTTCGCGTACGAACAAGCGCGGCCGTGGCAGGATGAATGGCCTGAGATCTAG
- a CDS encoding aminotransferase class III-fold pyridoxal phosphate-dependent enzyme: MKTYTFEKSNALMERARKVVPGGIYGHQNPIMLTRGTFPSFFARGEGSHIWDVDGNEYIDYMCSYGPIVLGHRHPRVEEAARHQAELGNCFNAPSPLWVDLAEYLVSITPCADWTVFAKNGSDVCTWTTEVARHATGRKKIAMCSGAYHGTHAWCTPAPGGVTPEDRANIVYFDFNQLESLRHTVAENQGEIAGVVLSPFRHDAGHDSELPVEGFLAGVRELCDRNGIVLILDDVRAGFRLHLGGSGEFFGIRPDLTTYCKAIANGYPLSACLGRESLKQAAQEVFFTGSYFTSAVPMAAALACLKELKAANGIERMRMLGEKLRDGMLAQARSAALEVTYSGPPAIPYMTFKDDGGRHDRMKVFAGECSLNGVYLAPRHNWFISAAHNEEDIKQTLEVTERAFAAVHRQFA; encoded by the coding sequence GTGAAGACCTACACATTCGAAAAGAGCAACGCCCTCATGGAGCGTGCGCGCAAAGTGGTGCCCGGCGGAATCTACGGTCATCAGAATCCGATCATGCTGACCAGGGGGACCTTCCCCTCGTTCTTCGCGCGCGGCGAGGGCTCCCACATCTGGGATGTCGATGGTAACGAGTACATCGACTACATGTGCTCGTACGGGCCGATCGTGCTCGGCCATCGCCATCCCCGGGTTGAGGAAGCGGCGCGCCACCAGGCAGAGCTCGGCAACTGTTTCAACGCCCCGAGCCCGCTGTGGGTCGACCTGGCCGAATACCTGGTTTCGATCACGCCGTGCGCGGATTGGACGGTGTTCGCCAAGAACGGGTCGGACGTGTGCACCTGGACGACCGAGGTCGCTCGTCATGCGACGGGACGAAAGAAGATTGCCATGTGCTCGGGCGCCTATCACGGGACCCACGCATGGTGCACGCCGGCGCCGGGCGGAGTGACGCCGGAAGACCGGGCGAACATCGTGTACTTTGATTTCAACCAGCTGGAAAGCCTTCGCCACACGGTGGCTGAAAACCAGGGCGAAATCGCCGGAGTCGTCCTGTCGCCGTTCCGCCACGATGCTGGTCACGACAGCGAGCTTCCGGTCGAAGGATTTCTTGCCGGCGTGCGGGAGCTCTGCGATCGGAACGGAATTGTTTTGATCCTGGATGATGTCCGCGCGGGGTTTCGGCTGCATCTCGGAGGGTCGGGCGAATTCTTCGGTATCCGTCCGGACTTGACGACCTATTGCAAGGCGATCGCTAACGGCTATCCGCTCTCCGCTTGCCTTGGCCGCGAGAGTCTCAAGCAGGCCGCCCAGGAGGTGTTCTTTACCGGTTCCTATTTCACCAGCGCGGTGCCGATGGCTGCTGCCCTGGCGTGCCTTAAGGAGCTTAAGGCGGCCAACGGAATCGAGCGGATGCGGATGCTCGGGGAAAAGCTGCGCGACGGCATGCTCGCGCAGGCGCGCAGCGCGGCGTTGGAAGTGACCTACTCGGGACCGCCCGCGATTCCATACATGACCTTCAAAGACGATGGCGGCCGTCACGACCGTATGAAAGTGTTTGCCGGCGAGTGTTCACTTAACGGCGTCTATCTGGCGCCGCGCCACAACTGGTTCATTTCCGCAGCGCACAACGAGGAGGACATCAAGCAAACGCTCGAGGTCACCGAGCGCGCGTTCGCAGCGGTGCATAGGCAATTTGCGTAG
- a CDS encoding response regulator — MDNDDNDPAASGVRIFLVEDNPDHVFIALTVMRQVLGDAIEMLHAQSAEEALEMIPRFTESDRPDLFFVDLRLPENGGFSVLTAIRGSEVCASIPLFVVTSSMYDRDIAQSYELGASAVLSKPLSRAKLREELTRVGAIPTLGTVTQTTYRH, encoded by the coding sequence ATGGACAACGACGATAACGACCCAGCGGCTTCAGGTGTACGGATTTTTCTGGTCGAGGACAATCCCGACCACGTGTTCATTGCGCTTACGGTTATGCGCCAGGTGCTGGGCGACGCGATCGAGATGCTCCACGCGCAGAGCGCGGAAGAAGCACTCGAGATGATCCCGCGCTTCACCGAGTCCGACCGTCCCGATTTATTTTTCGTCGATCTCAGGCTACCCGAGAATGGCGGCTTCTCGGTGCTCACAGCCATACGGGGAAGTGAAGTCTGCGCGAGCATCCCGCTGTTTGTGGTCACCAGTTCGATGTACGATCGCGATATCGCCCAGAGCTACGAACTGGGGGCATCTGCGGTTCTCTCCAAACCCCTCTCACGCGCCAAGCTGCGCGAAGAACTAACCCGCGTAGGCGCAATTCCGACGCTCGGTACGGTTACCCAGACCACTTACCGTCACTGA
- a CDS encoding chloride channel protein, whose amino-acid sequence MLERIFGSKLFNHPLLQRYTRLVHEDLAATYSRDIQKWLLVAPLIGVATGLVITVINLLILELIWARALPAYLQHHWMIVPGLLVGFLVTGLIMQFCTPDPDQHSTEEIIRSYHDHQGDIDIRPFWWKLLAAVTTVSSGGSAAMEGPSIYGGGAIGSWLWTKLRRFGLESRDRRIMLISGAGAGMAAVFRAPLTGLVFAMEMPYKDDLAHEALLPSLIASVVSYATLVTLVGSEPLFGFSGTTTFEAIDLLWSALLGIGIGLIALVFDITFRRVREFFVASRMPHTVKLLLGGLGTGLCGLAFVSVFNNGLIPIGPNYEAVRAVLNSSYPSHVLIYFAILKMAASIFSIGSGGVSAIFVPLLLVGGCIGSAFAQTVVHTGTVDLYAAVGMAAFIAAGYKTPLTAVVFVAETTGGHSFIIPSLIGAAIAYAVSGEASVSGDQHFQELAKLEGLSNVPVRKVMQNRVVTVQAGATVREFVQSIAIHHEHTVYPVQDGSRVVGLVSLAVLGSTPSEKWDSTTVRAIADLTPTFVYEDCDLMEALRLLAREKPDPMLLVTATDGALTGIVTKTDILRAVESSHGSQTADSDH is encoded by the coding sequence TTGCTCGAACGTATCTTTGGCTCGAAACTGTTCAACCATCCGCTGCTCCAGAGATATACCCGGCTGGTCCACGAGGATCTGGCGGCAACCTATTCGCGCGACATCCAGAAGTGGCTCCTGGTGGCACCCCTAATCGGGGTCGCAACCGGCCTAGTCATTACAGTCATCAACCTGCTCATCCTGGAACTGATCTGGGCGCGGGCATTGCCCGCGTATCTGCAACATCACTGGATGATCGTACCCGGGTTGCTGGTAGGGTTTCTGGTGACCGGGCTCATCATGCAGTTTTGCACCCCCGATCCGGACCAACATTCCACCGAGGAGATCATCCGCTCGTACCATGACCACCAGGGCGATATCGATATTCGCCCTTTCTGGTGGAAACTGCTGGCCGCGGTGACGACGGTCAGCTCGGGCGGAAGCGCCGCGATGGAAGGTCCGAGCATTTACGGAGGAGGGGCGATCGGATCTTGGCTGTGGACCAAGCTGCGGCGGTTTGGACTCGAATCGCGCGACCGGCGGATCATGTTGATCAGCGGCGCCGGAGCGGGAATGGCGGCGGTGTTCCGTGCCCCGCTCACCGGCCTGGTCTTCGCGATGGAAATGCCTTACAAGGACGACCTCGCACACGAGGCATTGCTGCCCTCGCTGATCGCATCCGTGGTCTCCTATGCCACCTTGGTCACTCTGGTAGGAAGCGAGCCGCTGTTCGGTTTCTCGGGCACGACCACCTTCGAGGCGATCGACCTGCTATGGTCCGCTCTCCTCGGCATTGGGATTGGGCTTATCGCGCTCGTCTTCGACATTACCTTTCGCCGGGTTCGCGAGTTCTTCGTCGCCAGCCGCATGCCGCACACCGTGAAACTGCTGCTCGGCGGCTTGGGAACCGGGTTGTGCGGTCTCGCGTTCGTGTCCGTGTTCAACAACGGTCTCATCCCCATCGGGCCCAACTACGAGGCGGTACGCGCCGTGCTGAATTCATCGTACCCGTCTCATGTGTTGATCTATTTCGCGATCCTGAAAATGGCTGCGTCGATCTTCTCCATCGGGTCGGGCGGCGTCAGCGCCATCTTCGTGCCGCTGCTGTTGGTCGGAGGATGCATCGGGAGCGCGTTTGCGCAAACCGTCGTGCACACCGGTACGGTGGACCTGTACGCTGCGGTCGGGATGGCGGCATTTATAGCCGCAGGCTACAAGACTCCGCTCACGGCGGTGGTCTTCGTGGCAGAGACCACTGGCGGTCATTCGTTCATCATCCCGAGTCTAATCGGCGCGGCGATCGCCTACGCGGTGTCGGGAGAAGCCTCGGTCTCCGGCGATCAGCATTTTCAGGAACTCGCAAAACTCGAGGGACTCAGCAACGTTCCGGTGCGGAAAGTCATGCAGAACCGCGTGGTAACCGTGCAAGCGGGTGCGACGGTGCGAGAGTTCGTGCAAAGTATCGCCATTCACCACGAGCATACGGTCTATCCGGTACAGGATGGCTCGCGGGTAGTGGGACTGGTGTCGCTCGCGGTCTTGGGATCGACCCCGTCGGAAAAATGGGATTCCACCACCGTCCGGGCGATCGCCGATTTGACGCCGACGTTCGTCTATGAAGACTGCGACCTGATGGAGGCATTGCGGCTGCTCGCGCGGGAGAAGCCGGATCCGATGCTACTGGTAACCGCCACCGACGGGGCGCTGACCGGGATCGTGACCAAGACCGACATTCTGCGCGCGGTCGAGAGCAGTCACGGGAGCCAAACCGCCGATTCGGATCACTGA
- a CDS encoding acetoacetate decarboxylase family protein, translating to MTNTKWVKTPEEIETIEERLAHPAFLDGRTLTVTYLTRPELIRAVLPPPLEPAGDPLVSVGVGAFGRSNCVGAFAGGWVDIRARYQGIEADYCLAMPMSTDVAIIFGRELFGEPKKQGRVRLESDGDVTRGVVERYGIPYLSVEARLTENLSIDGPATSDRFHFKFMHSADGRGLEFDPIIVQAHFETQLRVVKRGPGKATFKPSHHDPLTDLEILEFRGAVYSEGDVYAQAKRIGTVDAKSFLPYAFQNIDDYSGEI from the coding sequence ATGACTAACACCAAGTGGGTCAAAACGCCCGAGGAGATTGAAACCATAGAAGAGCGGCTTGCTCACCCGGCTTTCCTGGACGGCAGGACCCTCACAGTAACCTACCTTACCCGCCCCGAACTAATTCGCGCAGTTCTGCCTCCGCCCCTTGAGCCGGCGGGAGATCCACTGGTTTCAGTTGGGGTGGGCGCGTTCGGACGATCCAACTGCGTCGGCGCATTTGCGGGCGGGTGGGTCGACATTCGTGCACGCTACCAGGGAATCGAGGCGGACTATTGCCTGGCCATGCCGATGTCCACAGACGTCGCGATCATCTTCGGGCGGGAGTTGTTTGGTGAGCCGAAGAAGCAGGGGAGAGTGCGGCTCGAAAGTGACGGCGACGTTACTCGCGGGGTGGTGGAACGTTACGGAATTCCGTACCTCTCGGTCGAGGCGCGCCTCACCGAAAACCTCTCGATCGACGGTCCCGCGACCAGCGATCGGTTTCATTTCAAATTCATGCATTCAGCCGACGGCCGCGGCCTGGAGTTCGATCCGATCATTGTGCAAGCGCACTTCGAGACCCAATTGCGAGTCGTAAAACGCGGACCGGGCAAAGCCACCTTCAAACCGTCGCATCACGATCCCCTGACCGATCTGGAGATCCTGGAATTTCGCGGTGCGGTCTATTCGGAGGGTGACGTGTATGCGCAGGCCAAGCGCATCGGCACGGTGGATGCGAAAAGCTTTCTGCCGTACGCGTTTCAGAATATCGACGACTACAGCGGAGAGATCTGA
- a CDS encoding PPOX class F420-dependent oxidoreductase — MTGPSLQELATERYVSLVTFRRNGNGVPTPIWVAAYDGKLYAVTNGTSVKMKRLKANDRIRLAACDARGEVRGEWAEGHGRRIDDGALIQRVQQALESKYGWQVTVLKFFSTLFGRAKHRAFIEMTIP; from the coding sequence ATGACTGGTCCATCACTCCAGGAACTCGCCACCGAGCGTTACGTCAGCCTGGTTACCTTTCGTCGCAACGGAAACGGAGTGCCCACGCCCATCTGGGTGGCCGCGTACGACGGCAAGCTCTACGCCGTCACCAATGGCACCTCAGTCAAGATGAAACGGCTTAAGGCAAACGATCGAATCCGGCTGGCCGCCTGTGACGCGCGCGGCGAGGTGCGCGGTGAATGGGCGGAGGGACACGGGAGACGCATCGATGATGGTGCGCTCATCCAGCGAGTGCAGCAGGCGCTGGAAAGCAAGTACGGCTGGCAGGTGACGGTGTTGAAATTCTTCTCGACGCTGTTCGGGCGCGCGAAACATCGCGCCTTCATAGAAATGACAATCCCCTGA
- a CDS encoding LLM class flavin-dependent oxidoreductase, which translates to MKFDLFYQLPQADTQRTPARYTELIEEVVAADQLGFDTIWLAEVHFARHFSMMPAPMLLHAAIAQRTARIRLGVAVNLMPLHHPLRLAEETAMLDVISGGRVEFGAGRGAFAMNYRGYGVPMPDSRGLFEEGLELVRAAWTQERLSFRGRHYQVEGIEVVPRPIQRPHPPIRLAANSPDTFAYAGTNAYRIFAGGPVNPFPVLGERLAIYERALAESGRARPDDWFAGLLLTFPGRDRASVRAQFEPSLRNYFKSAGEIIEPEAQVPGVQADFAKVRERLRTIEYEQVDEIMGAMGEPEYIADKIAALKERFGFTRLVCWFETGGIAGHANVLAAMRLFAERVMPKFQ; encoded by the coding sequence GTGAAGTTCGACCTCTTCTATCAGCTGCCTCAGGCCGATACCCAGCGCACCCCCGCGCGCTACACCGAATTGATCGAAGAGGTGGTCGCGGCCGACCAGCTAGGGTTCGACACGATCTGGCTGGCCGAGGTTCATTTCGCTCGGCATTTTTCGATGATGCCCGCGCCGATGCTGCTGCACGCGGCCATTGCCCAGCGCACCGCGCGGATTCGCCTCGGCGTGGCAGTGAACCTGATGCCGCTGCACCATCCGCTGCGCCTGGCGGAAGAGACCGCGATGCTCGACGTGATCTCCGGGGGCCGTGTCGAGTTCGGTGCAGGCCGGGGCGCGTTTGCGATGAACTATCGCGGCTATGGCGTACCCATGCCCGACAGCCGCGGGTTGTTCGAGGAAGGCCTGGAGTTGGTGCGCGCCGCATGGACGCAGGAGCGGCTCAGCTTTCGCGGCCGTCACTACCAGGTGGAAGGCATAGAGGTGGTGCCCAGACCGATTCAGCGTCCCCATCCTCCGATTCGACTTGCCGCGAACAGCCCCGACACCTTCGCGTATGCCGGCACCAACGCTTATCGGATTTTCGCCGGTGGCCCGGTCAACCCGTTTCCGGTGCTTGGCGAGCGGCTCGCGATCTACGAGCGCGCACTCGCCGAGTCGGGCCGCGCCCGTCCTGACGACTGGTTCGCCGGTCTGCTTCTCACCTTTCCCGGGCGGGATCGCGCGTCGGTGCGCGCTCAATTCGAACCAAGTCTGCGCAACTACTTCAAATCCGCCGGCGAGATCATAGAGCCAGAGGCGCAGGTTCCCGGAGTGCAGGCGGATTTCGCCAAGGTACGCGAACGGCTGCGCACGATTGAATACGAGCAGGTCGATGAAATCATGGGAGCGATGGGCGAACCAGAGTATATCGCCGACAAGATCGCCGCGCTGAAAGAGCGTTTCGGCTTTACCCGACTGGTGTGCTGGTTTGAGACCGGGGGCATAGCCGGTCACGCAAACGTGCTTGCCGCAATGCGTCTGTTCGCCGAACGCGTGATGCCGAAGTTTCAGTAG